A window of Bradyrhizobium sp. AZCC 1610 contains these coding sequences:
- a CDS encoding type II and III secretion system protein family protein, with product MKFGENQSAMRTVAARTLLLSAVAALTLSPLLPVVAAESDKDPVTTSAIGSAKMRFLSLGIGKSMVVDLPRDVKDVLVADPKIANAVIRSPQRAYIIGGAVGQTNVVFFDGDGQQIASYDIAVKRDLNGVRAALRQSMPGIQIEGVGDSVLLTGSVSSPVEAQQAGEVAARLVGGAEKVVNSIVVRGRDQVMLKVTVAEVRRDVVKQMGIDLSAQLNVGNTTVNFNNTNPFTANNAALVPGNGLGIAAGSMPSVQAVLRAMEKAGVVKTLAEPNLTAISGESATFISGGEFPIPTGVTCQTTTGGAIGNCVQTVAFKKFGISLNFTPVVLTEGRISLRVMTEVSEVSTENSLTGGQNGTSIPSIKTRRAETTLEIPSGGTMAMAGLIQEQTKQAVNGLPGLDQLPVLGALFRSQDFINNQTELMVLVTPYVVRAVAQKELSRPDDGFAPASDSQSTLLGRINRIYGLVASVDPVSGSHGNFGFIID from the coding sequence ATGAAGTTTGGGGAAAATCAGTCAGCGATGCGAACCGTGGCGGCGCGCACCCTGTTATTGTCGGCCGTTGCCGCGCTGACGCTCAGTCCGTTGCTGCCTGTCGTCGCAGCCGAGTCCGACAAAGATCCCGTGACGACCTCCGCCATCGGCTCGGCCAAGATGCGCTTCCTGTCGCTCGGCATCGGCAAGTCCATGGTTGTCGACCTGCCGCGCGACGTGAAGGATGTGCTGGTCGCCGATCCGAAGATCGCCAATGCCGTCATTCGCTCCCCGCAACGCGCCTATATCATCGGCGGTGCAGTCGGCCAGACCAACGTCGTGTTTTTCGACGGCGACGGCCAGCAGATCGCTTCCTACGACATCGCGGTCAAGCGCGATCTCAACGGTGTGCGGGCCGCGCTGCGGCAGTCGATGCCGGGGATTCAGATCGAGGGCGTCGGCGATAGCGTGCTGCTGACCGGCTCGGTATCGAGCCCGGTCGAAGCCCAGCAGGCCGGCGAAGTCGCCGCGCGGCTGGTCGGCGGCGCCGAGAAGGTCGTCAACTCGATTGTCGTTCGCGGCCGCGACCAGGTGATGTTGAAGGTCACCGTCGCGGAGGTCCGGCGGGACGTCGTCAAACAGATGGGCATCGATCTCAGCGCCCAATTGAATGTCGGCAATACGACCGTGAATTTCAACAATACCAATCCCTTCACTGCAAACAACGCGGCCCTCGTGCCCGGCAATGGCCTTGGCATAGCAGCCGGCTCGATGCCGTCGGTCCAGGCGGTGCTTCGCGCGATGGAAAAGGCCGGTGTCGTGAAGACGCTCGCCGAACCCAATCTGACAGCGATATCAGGCGAATCCGCAACGTTTATCTCAGGTGGTGAATTTCCCATTCCGACCGGCGTAACCTGCCAAACGACGACGGGAGGCGCGATCGGAAATTGCGTCCAGACAGTCGCCTTCAAGAAATTTGGCATCTCGCTCAACTTCACGCCGGTAGTCCTGACTGAGGGACGGATCAGTCTGCGGGTGATGACGGAAGTGTCGGAAGTCTCGACCGAAAACTCGCTCACGGGCGGCCAAAATGGAACATCCATTCCCTCGATCAAGACCCGCCGCGCCGAGACGACGCTGGAAATACCCTCCGGCGGCACGATGGCGATGGCCGGCCTGATCCAGGAGCAGACCAAGCAGGCCGTCAACGGCCTGCCGGGGCTCGATCAATTGCCGGTTCTGGGCGCGCTGTTCCGCAGCCAGGACTTCATCAACAACCAGACCGAACTGATGGTTCTCGTGACGCCCTACGTCGTCCGCGCGGTCGCGCAGAAAGAACTGTCGCGGCCCGATGACGGCTTTGCGCCGGCATCCGATTCCCAGTCCACGCTGCTCGGGCGTATCAACCGGATCTACGGGCTCGTCGCCAGCGTCGATCCCGTCAGCGGGAGCCATGGCAATTTTGGCTTCATCATTGATTGA
- a CDS encoding 4-hydroxythreonine-4-phosphate dehydrogenase PdxA: MNVQSPGKPVIALAMGDPAGISPELTAKLTCLDEIRSRVRLIVIGDRRVFNEGARVTGVMTNLPNVAPSADPRTIGSDAAFMDLGHLDPATIERGVASQAGGAFALENYRRALTLARDGQVDAVCFTPFNKKAMRLARAEYDDEIAFSTEIAGLKTPASEFNVLDRLWNARVTSHIALKEVASLLSVERIHRALKLTDACMRRAGFATPRIAVAGLNPHAGDGGNFGREEIDVIEPAVMAGRAEGIAVEGPFPADTVFLRAKNGAFDAVLTMYHDQGQIAMKLMGFDRGVTILGGFPFPICTPAHGTAYDIAGQGVASVGASRAALLLAAEMAGAARLGNRAA; the protein is encoded by the coding sequence ATGAACGTGCAGAGCCCCGGCAAGCCGGTGATTGCGCTGGCCATGGGAGACCCCGCCGGCATCAGCCCGGAGCTGACCGCGAAGCTCACCTGCCTCGACGAAATCCGCTCCCGCGTACGCCTGATTGTGATCGGAGACCGCCGCGTTTTCAACGAAGGCGCGCGGGTGACCGGCGTCATGACGAACCTGCCAAATGTAGCGCCATCCGCGGACCCGCGAACAATCGGCAGTGACGCCGCTTTTATGGACCTCGGCCATCTCGATCCCGCGACCATCGAACGTGGCGTCGCCAGCCAGGCCGGCGGCGCGTTCGCGCTGGAGAATTATCGTCGCGCGCTCACGCTGGCGCGCGACGGGCAGGTCGATGCGGTCTGCTTCACACCGTTCAACAAGAAGGCAATGCGACTCGCGCGCGCGGAGTATGACGACGAGATTGCGTTCTCCACGGAGATCGCCGGCCTGAAAACCCCGGCCAGCGAGTTCAACGTGCTCGATCGGCTGTGGAATGCGCGCGTCACCTCGCATATCGCGCTCAAGGAGGTGGCCTCGCTTCTCTCCGTCGAACGTATTCATCGCGCGCTGAAACTGACCGATGCCTGCATGCGACGGGCTGGCTTTGCCACGCCCCGTATCGCGGTGGCCGGGCTCAACCCGCATGCCGGCGACGGTGGCAATTTCGGCCGCGAGGAGATCGATGTGATCGAACCCGCCGTGATGGCCGGCCGGGCCGAGGGAATAGCAGTGGAGGGGCCGTTTCCGGCCGACACCGTTTTCCTGCGCGCCAAGAACGGCGCCTTTGATGCGGTGCTGACGATGTATCACGACCAGGGCCAGATCGCGATGAAGCTGATGGGCTTCGATCGCGGGGTGACGATCCTGGGCGGTTTCCCGTTTCCGATCTGCACGCCGGCGCATGGCACGGCGTATGACATCGCAGGCCAGGGCGTCGCCTCGGTTGGCGCCAGCCGGGCGGCTCTGCTGCTCGCGGCTGAGATGGCGGGCGCGGCCAGGTTGGGAAACCGGGCGGCGTGA
- a CDS encoding tripartite tricarboxylate transporter permease — protein sequence MENLQSLLHGFTIAVTVPHLTLMVIGVLLGILVGVLPGLGAPNGVSLLLPLTFGMQPVSAIILLSSMYWGALFGGSVTSILFNIPGEPSSVATTFDGYPMARDGRPTTALATAFGSAAFGALVGVILITFLASWVAQVALAFGPPEYFAVYFLAFASFVGMGGAAPIKTVVALAIGFAIAAIGIDTVSGSVRLTMGIDELVKGVSFVVAVMGLFGIGELLIAVEEEFQARAVSSRVDWKEVFRALGRLPRHGIALLRSAAIGCWMGITPGGPTAASFMSYGIAKRFSRNGARFGTGEAEGIIAPETADHAAGTSALLPMLSLGIPGSATAAVMMGGLMIWGLNPGPMLFVDQKDFVWGLIASMYVGNIVAVVLVLLTVPVFAALMRIPFAVIAPLIVIICVVGAYSVSNSYLDVVLMLGFGVVGYLFKKLHYPLAPLVLAIVIGDKAEDAFRQAMLMSKGSLGIFFANRLVTTLVLAGMALLLLPLVLQIVRLLRKPDEAAHEKVRII from the coding sequence ATGGAAAACCTTCAATCGCTGCTGCACGGCTTCACCATCGCAGTCACCGTTCCGCACCTGACGCTGATGGTGATCGGCGTCCTGCTCGGCATTCTGGTCGGCGTTCTGCCGGGCCTGGGTGCGCCAAACGGGGTATCGCTGTTGCTGCCGCTGACTTTCGGCATGCAGCCGGTGTCGGCGATCATCCTGCTTTCGAGCATGTATTGGGGCGCGCTGTTCGGCGGCTCGGTGACGTCGATCCTGTTCAACATTCCGGGCGAACCTTCGTCGGTCGCCACCACGTTCGACGGCTATCCGATGGCGCGCGACGGCCGGCCGACGACGGCGCTGGCCACCGCCTTCGGCTCGGCGGCGTTCGGCGCGCTTGTTGGCGTGATCCTGATTACGTTTCTGGCGTCCTGGGTGGCGCAGGTGGCGCTCGCCTTCGGACCGCCCGAATACTTCGCGGTCTATTTCCTCGCCTTCGCCAGTTTCGTCGGCATGGGCGGTGCGGCGCCGATCAAGACGGTAGTGGCACTCGCGATCGGTTTTGCAATCGCCGCGATCGGCATCGATACAGTTTCCGGCAGCGTACGGCTCACTATGGGTATCGACGAACTGGTGAAGGGCGTCAGCTTCGTCGTTGCCGTCATGGGGCTGTTCGGCATCGGCGAGTTGCTGATTGCGGTGGAGGAGGAATTCCAGGCCCGCGCGGTATCGTCGAGGGTCGATTGGAAGGAAGTCTTCCGGGCGCTGGGCCGTCTGCCGCGCCATGGCATTGCGTTGCTGCGCAGCGCCGCCATCGGCTGCTGGATGGGCATTACGCCGGGTGGTCCTACCGCCGCCTCCTTCATGAGCTATGGCATCGCCAAGCGCTTCTCGCGCAATGGCGCGCGTTTCGGCACCGGCGAGGCTGAGGGCATCATCGCGCCGGAGACCGCCGACCATGCCGCCGGCACCAGCGCGCTATTGCCGATGCTCTCGCTCGGCATTCCCGGCTCGGCGACGGCCGCCGTCATGATGGGCGGGCTGATGATCTGGGGATTGAACCCCGGACCGATGCTGTTCGTCGATCAGAAGGATTTTGTCTGGGGGCTAATCGCCTCGATGTATGTCGGCAACATCGTTGCGGTTGTGCTCGTGTTGCTCACTGTTCCGGTATTTGCTGCCCTGATGCGGATTCCCTTCGCCGTCATCGCGCCCCTGATCGTCATCATCTGCGTCGTCGGCGCCTATTCGGTCTCGAACTCCTATCTCGACGTCGTCTTGATGCTCGGCTTCGGTGTCGTCGGCTATCTCTTCAAGAAGCTGCACTATCCGTTGGCGCCGTTGGTGCTTGCGATCGTGATCGGCGACAAGGCCGAGGACGCCTTTCGGCAGGCCATGCTGATGTCGAAGGGATCGCTCGGAATATTCTTTGCGAATCGGCTGGTGACGACCCTCGTCCTTGCCGGGATGGCGTTGTTGCTGCTTCCGCTTGTCTTGCAGATTGTGCGTCTACTGCGAAAACCGGACGAAGCCGCTCATGAAAAGGTGAGGATCATATGA
- the cpaB gene encoding Flp pilus assembly protein CpaB has product MNIARVVVLIIALSAGGVAAYLARGTEEKSQPAEPVAQLPTVEILVAKSDIGLGQPVKPEDLQWQTWPASAGNNLVNRASRAEAIKEIAGSIARAPFIAGEPIREQKLVKANGSGFMAAILPTGMRAISTEISPETGAGGFILPNDRVDVILSKREKNPDGNGPDVAQSEIILSNIRVLAIDQAPKEKEGVNALVGRTVTLELKPEQAEALARARQSGTLALALRSITDVNATAEGRSEDQKRSESVNVVRYGVANQTTAQK; this is encoded by the coding sequence ATGAATATCGCACGTGTCGTCGTTCTGATCATCGCGTTGAGTGCCGGCGGTGTCGCCGCCTATCTCGCCCGTGGCACCGAAGAAAAATCGCAGCCCGCCGAACCGGTCGCACAGTTGCCGACGGTGGAGATACTGGTCGCAAAGTCCGACATCGGGCTCGGCCAGCCGGTCAAGCCCGAGGACCTGCAATGGCAGACCTGGCCGGCTTCCGCCGGCAACAATCTGGTCAACCGCGCCAGCAGGGCCGAGGCCATCAAGGAAATCGCCGGTTCGATCGCACGCGCTCCCTTCATCGCGGGTGAGCCGATCCGTGAGCAGAAGCTGGTCAAGGCCAACGGCTCCGGCTTCATGGCAGCGATCCTGCCGACCGGCATGCGGGCGATCTCGACCGAGATCTCGCCGGAAACCGGCGCCGGCGGCTTCATCCTGCCCAATGACCGCGTCGACGTCATCCTCTCCAAGCGCGAAAAGAATCCGGATGGCAACGGACCCGATGTCGCCCAGTCGGAAATCATTCTCTCCAATATCCGTGTGCTGGCGATCGATCAGGCGCCGAAGGAAAAAGAGGGCGTCAACGCCCTCGTCGGCCGCACCGTCACACTCGAACTGAAGCCCGAGCAAGCCGAGGCGCTGGCGCGCGCACGCCAGAGCGGCACGCTGGCGCTCGCGCTGCGCAGCATCACCGATGTCAACGCGACGGCTGAAGGCCGGTCCGAAGATCAAAAACGAAGCGAGAGCGTCAACGTGGTTCGCTACGGAGTCGCCAATCAAACGACGGCACAGAAGTGA
- a CDS encoding CaiB/BaiF CoA transferase family protein, with amino-acid sequence MSVRNDKTPRSGPLTGLKVIDLTHVMAGPTCTLMLADMGADVIKIEKSPNGDDTRHSVPPKIGDEAASFLMMNRNKRGIVLDLKTAGGKEVLRRLIAGADVLVENFAPGAMERLGFGYEDLHSDFPALIYCSLSGFGRTGPYRHRRGFDLVAQAMSGIMSFTGERPDGPPVKCGPPLSDITAGLLASMGILAAYSHRLKTGEGQWVETSLYEAALVQTYWQSTIALASNVAPRAMGSAHPLNAPYQAFEASDGWLVVGGANKKHWLLMLEALDALELASDPRFVNGSDRMAHLKELEAELSVRFRKQTRAHWLAALDEKGVPCGPVHDMLEALSDPQTLAREMVVEVEHSTLGPVKTIGLPVKFSATPGKVRSGAPVYGEHTREVLREHGFDQAQIDAFQREGAIVAASPGRKEQVA; translated from the coding sequence ATGTCCGTTCGAAACGACAAGACGCCGCGTTCGGGACCGCTCACCGGCCTCAAGGTCATCGATCTCACCCATGTGATGGCGGGGCCGACCTGCACCCTGATGCTCGCCGACATGGGCGCCGACGTCATCAAGATCGAGAAATCGCCGAATGGTGATGACACGCGGCATTCGGTGCCGCCTAAGATCGGCGACGAGGCGGCTTCCTTCCTGATGATGAACCGCAACAAGCGCGGCATCGTGCTCGACCTGAAGACCGCAGGCGGCAAGGAAGTGCTGCGGCGGCTGATCGCCGGCGCCGACGTTCTGGTCGAGAATTTTGCGCCGGGCGCGATGGAGCGGCTCGGCTTCGGCTATGAGGATCTGCACAGCGATTTTCCGGCGCTGATCTATTGCTCGCTGTCGGGTTTCGGCCGCACCGGCCCGTACCGGCATCGCCGCGGCTTCGATCTGGTCGCCCAGGCGATGAGCGGCATCATGAGTTTCACAGGCGAACGGCCGGATGGCCCGCCGGTGAAATGCGGTCCGCCGCTGTCCGATATCACGGCCGGACTGTTGGCCAGCATGGGCATCCTTGCCGCCTATTCGCACCGGCTCAAGACCGGTGAAGGGCAATGGGTGGAGACATCGCTCTACGAGGCGGCGCTGGTTCAGACCTATTGGCAGTCGACGATTGCGCTCGCCAGCAATGTGGCGCCGCGCGCCATGGGCTCGGCCCATCCGCTCAACGCGCCGTATCAGGCGTTCGAGGCGTCCGACGGCTGGCTCGTGGTAGGCGGTGCCAACAAGAAGCATTGGCTGTTGATGCTGGAAGCGCTTGACGCGCTGGAACTGGCCTCCGACCCGCGCTTCGTCAACGGCTCCGACCGCATGGCGCATTTGAAGGAGCTTGAAGCCGAACTGAGCGTCCGTTTCCGGAAACAGACCCGGGCGCATTGGCTGGCGGCACTTGACGAGAAGGGCGTGCCCTGCGGCCCCGTTCACGACATGCTGGAAGCGCTGAGCGATCCGCAGACGCTGGCGCGCGAGATGGTGGTCGAGGTCGAACATTCGACGCTCGGGCCGGTGAAGACGATCGGGCTGCCGGTCAAATTCTCGGCGACGCCCGGCAAGGTGCGTTCGGGCGCGCCCGTCTATGGCGAGCATACGCGCGAGGTGCTGCGCGAACATGGTTTTGATCAGGCGCAGATCGACGCGTTCCAGCGGGAGGGCGCGATCGTTGCCGCCTCGCCCGGCCGCAAGGAGCAGGTCGCCTGA
- a CDS encoding tripartite tricarboxylate transporter substrate binding protein: MKITSKLLLSTTAFMLAGAIPAAAAWQPQKPIEFVATAGPGGGTDNLARAVQSIVTKYKLTDQPIVVVNKGGGSGAEGYVYGKASAGDPYKVIFGTSNAWQQPLVSRVAFNYTDLTPIAAMAQDEFLLWVKHDAPYKTAGDFLKAAAGTEFKMGGAQSKDTDEVLTRMIEKAARVKFTYIPFKSGAEAAVQLAGGHIDAHVNNPSESLGQWRGSTQRPLCAFSPKRLPQGPKVTASEGWSDVPTCVEQGLAISQYEQPRTVWLPGKVSPEQAAFYVDLMKKVQATPEWKDYIEKTSQVDTFLTGAAFDDFIKQDLVHVKQVAGEQGWLLK, translated from the coding sequence ATGAAGATCACTTCAAAACTCCTGCTGTCCACGACAGCGTTCATGCTCGCGGGCGCAATTCCGGCCGCCGCGGCCTGGCAGCCGCAGAAGCCGATCGAGTTCGTCGCAACCGCGGGGCCGGGCGGCGGCACCGACAATCTCGCGCGCGCCGTCCAGAGCATCGTCACCAAGTACAAATTGACCGATCAGCCGATCGTGGTCGTCAACAAGGGCGGCGGCAGCGGGGCGGAAGGCTATGTCTACGGCAAGGCGTCGGCCGGCGATCCCTACAAGGTGATCTTCGGCACTTCGAACGCGTGGCAGCAACCGCTCGTCTCCAGGGTCGCCTTCAACTACACCGATCTCACCCCGATCGCCGCAATGGCGCAGGACGAGTTCCTGCTGTGGGTAAAACATGACGCGCCCTACAAGACCGCGGGCGACTTTCTCAAGGCGGCAGCCGGGACCGAGTTCAAGATGGGTGGCGCGCAGTCCAAGGACACCGACGAGGTCTTGACGCGGATGATCGAGAAGGCGGCGCGCGTCAAATTCACCTACATCCCCTTCAAGAGCGGCGCCGAGGCCGCCGTGCAACTGGCCGGCGGTCATATCGATGCGCACGTCAACAATCCCTCCGAGAGCCTTGGGCAGTGGCGCGGAAGTACCCAGCGCCCGCTCTGTGCCTTCAGCCCGAAGCGGTTGCCGCAGGGGCCGAAGGTCACCGCGTCAGAAGGCTGGAGCGACGTGCCGACCTGTGTCGAGCAGGGACTGGCGATTTCGCAATATGAGCAACCGCGGACGGTGTGGCTGCCGGGCAAGGTCAGCCCGGAGCAGGCGGCGTTCTACGTCGATCTCATGAAAAAGGTGCAGGCGACGCCCGAATGGAAGGACTACATCGAGAAGACCTCGCAGGTCGACACCTTCCTGACCGGCGCTGCGTTCGACGATTTCATCAAGCAGGACCTCGTACACGTGAAGCAGGTTGCAGGCGAACAGGGTTGGCTGCTGAAGTAA
- the metC gene encoding cystathionine beta-lyase, with product MSFSNDGPSNPQKPETRLVTAGRDTKGQRGFVNPAVFHGSTVLYPTAEDLHAHRAEFSYGRHGSPTTRALQDVLMALEGPQCAGVGLAPSGLAAISTTLLSVLSAGDHVLVTDNVYRPSRNFCNGMLARYGVEVSYFDPLIGAGIESLFKPNTKAVLVEAPGSQSFEMSDIPAIAEVAHARGALVIDDNTWATPLFHRSLDQGVDISMQAATKYIGGHSDIMFGTISANAKTWPLIAEGIRLLGVCAGPDDVFLALRGTRTLSVRLAQHYRSGLEMARWLAARPEVLQVLHPALESDPGHAIWKRDFTGASGLFSIVLKPVPQKAVDALLDTVKLFGMGFSWGGFESLIIPFDCDPYRTATKWSPGGPTLRLHIGLENVDDLKADLDRGFAALRAAA from the coding sequence ATGAGCTTTTCGAACGACGGTCCATCCAACCCGCAAAAACCCGAAACCAGACTGGTCACCGCGGGCCGTGACACCAAAGGACAAAGGGGGTTCGTCAACCCTGCCGTGTTCCACGGTTCGACCGTGCTCTATCCGACCGCCGAGGACCTGCACGCCCACCGCGCCGAATTCTCCTATGGGCGTCACGGCTCGCCGACCACGCGCGCGCTGCAGGACGTGCTGATGGCGCTGGAAGGTCCGCAATGCGCCGGCGTCGGGCTTGCGCCATCGGGGCTGGCCGCGATCAGCACCACCCTGCTCTCGGTGCTGAGTGCCGGCGATCATGTGCTGGTGACCGACAATGTCTACCGGCCGTCGCGCAATTTCTGCAACGGCATGCTCGCCCGCTACGGCGTCGAGGTCAGCTATTTCGATCCGCTGATCGGCGCCGGGATCGAAAGCCTGTTCAAGCCCAACACCAAGGCGGTGCTGGTTGAGGCGCCCGGCTCGCAGTCGTTCGAGATGAGCGACATCCCCGCCATCGCCGAAGTCGCGCATGCGAGGGGCGCGCTCGTCATCGACGACAACACCTGGGCGACGCCCTTGTTTCACCGCTCGCTCGACCAGGGCGTCGACATCAGCATGCAGGCTGCCACCAAATATATCGGCGGCCATTCCGACATCATGTTCGGCACGATTTCGGCGAACGCAAAAACCTGGCCGCTGATTGCCGAAGGCATCCGCCTGCTCGGCGTCTGCGCCGGTCCCGACGACGTCTTCCTGGCGCTGCGCGGCACCCGCACGCTTTCGGTGCGGCTCGCGCAGCATTATCGCTCGGGCCTCGAAATGGCGCGCTGGCTCGCCGCCCGCCCCGAGGTCCTGCAGGTCCTGCATCCCGCGCTCGAAAGCGATCCCGGCCACGCGATCTGGAAGCGCGACTTCACCGGCGCCTCCGGCCTGTTCAGCATTGTGTTGAAGCCGGTGCCGCAGAAGGCGGTCGACGCCCTGCTCGATACTGTGAAGCTGTTCGGCATGGGCTTTTCGTGGGGCGGCTTCGAAAGCCTCATCATCCCGTTCGACTGCGATCCCTACCGCACCGCCACCAAATGGTCCCCCGGTGGGCCGACACTGCGGCTCCACATCGGCCTGGAGAACGTCGACGACCTCAAGGCCGATCTCGATCGCGGTTTTGCGGCGTTGAGGGCTGCCGCCTAG
- a CDS encoding GntR family transcriptional regulator: protein MLLDGEIPPGARIPERDLCEKLQISRTPLREALKVLAAEGLVQLLPNRGSRAARLTDKDMRDLFEVCQGLEALAGELACERITDAEIADVAAAHAAMARHYEDRDLLQYYRCNRYIHEAIIAAAGNPVLSGLYESVTARIRRARYVTPMTPRRWALAMQEHEAILNALQRRDGVGLSHILRAHLRHKRDEVLQAGFAETEPQDQARAS, encoded by the coding sequence ATGCTGCTCGATGGCGAGATTCCGCCGGGCGCGCGGATTCCCGAGCGCGACCTCTGTGAAAAGCTGCAGATCTCGCGCACGCCGCTGCGCGAAGCCCTCAAGGTGCTCGCCGCCGAGGGCCTGGTCCAATTGCTGCCGAACCGCGGCTCGCGCGCGGCCAGGCTGACCGACAAGGACATGCGCGACCTGTTCGAGGTGTGCCAGGGGCTTGAAGCGCTAGCCGGTGAGCTCGCCTGCGAGCGCATCACGGATGCCGAGATCGCCGACGTCGCCGCCGCCCACGCCGCGATGGCCCGGCACTACGAAGATCGCGACCTTCTGCAGTATTACCGCTGCAACCGCTATATCCACGAGGCGATCATCGCCGCGGCCGGCAACCCGGTGCTGTCCGGTCTCTATGAATCCGTCACGGCCCGCATTCGCCGCGCGCGCTATGTCACGCCCATGACACCGCGGCGCTGGGCGCTGGCGATGCAGGAGCACGAAGCGATCCTCAATGCGCTGCAACGCCGCGACGGCGTGGGGTTGTCGCATATCCTGCGCGCGCATCTGCGCCACAAGCGCGACGAGGTCTTGCAGGCAGGCTTCGCGGAGACCGAGCCTCAAGATCAGGCTCGCGCGTCATAG
- a CDS encoding enoyl-CoA hydratase/isomerase family protein — MDQDVTVREGELLFTVDDGIGRVTFNRPEARNAFTFEMYERLAEICERANRDHAIKVLLLRGAGDKAFAAGTDINQFRAFKTPQDALDYENRIDRVLGILETCRVPTIAAINGACTGGGAGIAASCDLRIGTRSTRMGFPIARTLGNCLSMSNVSRITALIGPARVKDLIFTARLVEAGEAAAVGLLTEVVDDLDALDKRADEIAKFVAGNAPLTLSATKQAVARLQNRLTRDDGEDLILMCYTSQDFREGLDAFLTKRAPQWRGQ; from the coding sequence ATGGATCAGGACGTAACGGTACGGGAGGGTGAGCTCCTGTTTACCGTCGATGACGGCATCGGCCGGGTAACCTTCAACCGGCCGGAGGCGCGCAACGCCTTCACGTTCGAGATGTACGAGCGGTTGGCCGAAATCTGCGAACGCGCCAACCGCGACCATGCGATCAAGGTGCTGCTGCTGCGGGGCGCCGGCGACAAGGCGTTTGCCGCGGGCACCGACATCAACCAGTTTCGCGCCTTCAAGACGCCGCAGGATGCGCTCGACTATGAGAACCGCATCGACCGCGTGCTCGGCATTCTCGAAACATGCCGGGTGCCGACCATTGCCGCCATCAATGGCGCCTGCACCGGCGGCGGCGCGGGCATCGCGGCCAGTTGCGATCTGCGCATCGGCACCAGGAGTACGCGGATGGGGTTTCCGATCGCGCGCACGCTGGGCAATTGCCTGTCGATGTCGAATGTCAGCCGCATTACCGCGTTGATCGGTCCGGCGCGCGTCAAGGATCTGATCTTTACCGCACGTCTTGTCGAAGCCGGGGAGGCGGCCGCCGTGGGCCTGCTCACGGAAGTCGTCGATGATCTGGACGCGCTCGACAAGCGCGCCGATGAGATCGCCAAGTTCGTTGCCGGCAACGCGCCGCTGACGCTGAGCGCGACCAAGCAGGCGGTCGCCCGGTTGCAGAACCGGCTGACGCGCGATGACGGCGAGGACCTCATCTTGATGTGCTACACCAGCCAGGATTTCCGTGAAGGGCTCGACGCGTTTCTCACCAAGCGCGCGCCGCAATGGCGCGGTCAATAG
- a CDS encoding tripartite tricarboxylate transporter TctB family protein codes for MISRRALEIATAALTGIFGVVVVVSSIDNGIGWSSAGVDAGTFPFLTGVIVVLGSLYNMAQGALGRGTLAIVRVAVTPSELRRLAGLFVPAAIFVAVIPIAGMYLASAGYVFAVLALPKRQSVFRSLVIAVVTPLALYVVFERLFQVSLPRGALATAFGF; via the coding sequence ATGATATCACGACGTGCGCTTGAGATAGCCACGGCGGCGCTGACCGGAATCTTCGGCGTCGTGGTCGTCGTATCCAGCATCGACAACGGCATCGGCTGGTCCAGCGCCGGCGTCGACGCCGGCACGTTTCCGTTCCTGACCGGCGTCATCGTCGTGCTCGGCAGCCTTTACAACATGGCGCAGGGCGCGCTCGGACGCGGCACGCTCGCCATTGTCAGGGTGGCCGTCACGCCATCCGAATTGCGCCGCCTCGCGGGGCTGTTCGTTCCTGCCGCGATTTTCGTTGCCGTCATTCCCATCGCTGGGATGTATCTCGCTTCGGCGGGCTATGTTTTTGCGGTCCTGGCATTGCCGAAACGGCAATCGGTTTTTCGTTCGCTTGTCATCGCCGTGGTTACGCCGCTTGCGCTCTATGTCGTGTTCGAGCGCCTGTTCCAGGTGTCGCTGCCGCGCGGCGCGCTCGCCACAGCGTTCGGTTTCTGA